TCCACAACAATACACAGCTTTGGATCTTGGCAACTTGATATTCTACACTAATTTGCATCTTGTGTGGATCAGCACAAATTccaatttatgcaaaaaatacaataaaaatctattttattgtcACAGATTTGAAATTCAGGTGGGACTGCAGCATCGGGGCATATAGGGTcacaaagtatttaaaacattaaaattaagaCAGACATTAAGGAAAATGTACCTAAAACTTCACTAATCCTGAACACTAACCCATATTCAAGGCCCATGCAACCAGTTCTTGCTTTAGAAGAGCATGTTGTAATTTTTGGGGAAATTGAGaacataaaatttattttcagatctgATTTTGATGTCAAATGAGCTCAAGGAAACAAAGCATCACGGTGGTAACGTCAGGaaaccaggaagtaaacaaCACAGACCTAGAATGTCATGATGGGTCCTAGTCTCTTTACCTACAGACAGAACACAACCAGGAAAATATCagataaataaagtttactttAACAATGATGAAAAGTAAGATTGTGTCGTTCTTGTCCTTGTGGATGGCAACCGGGTTCGTCTGTACTCTGAAGGGCAGTGAGAGATGGTGAGTTTGAGGTTTATTGGACAATGGAGCTTCAGGGAAAAATGAACTGATCTTACTTGAAATGATGATGAGCTTCGGTCAGGGGGAAAGTACAGTGGTTTCCGGGGTTATGGTCTCTTTGTAGGGGTCCTTGAGGTGATCCAGGTTCAGACGGAGAGAGTTCTCATGTAAGTTCAGGTGAGGAGGAATGAGGAGCCATCTGACTGACAGCTGAGAATCCAGGAACTGTTTATGATTCATCTCTAGAGACGAAGAAGGGACTCGGGAAACCAGTGGGTAACAATCCATGGCGTCACAAGGGGGGAAATCCAGTAATTCGGGCTTCACAAGGGTTAAATCCAAGCCATTTTAAGGAAACACCTGAGGGAGAGGCAACAGGAATATATCACTAGAAGTAATCTCATAAAAATTGTCTgtcgatctatgttttcgcatccacctgaataatgtgtagttgcaccACTGTTTCTGGGCTCTATAAAGACAAACAGTAGCTGAAGACGCAGATCAGATCATAGCATAGCATAAATATTATGATACTCAAAGTGTGAAACCTCCTTAAACCAAGAAATTAACCAAATATATGATTCCAATGATCCTGACAAATTGCCATCGTACATCATATGATCATTGTCAAAACttactcaaaacatttaaaatatcagttTCTGACATTATCAGGACATTTTGTTGCTCAatacagacacagacacacctCATGTtgcaaataatacatttattaaacgAGGCACTTAAAGTTACATCGACAGTTTGAGCAGAGAGCTTCCAGGATTAAGATGGAGTCATTTATTGAGTTCACATTCTGATGCAGAAACCAGGACAACATTCAGcctgaaacattttcagcagccGTTTGTCATTGATGGAAAGGCAGGCAGTCTTATGATTTTATCAAGTGGACGTAAAACGAGTGTCGCAAAAGTTGACTTTACAGGGATGTTTTTAAACCAGCTCACTGCTTATTATTAgtattactattattaatagatttggctttttgttgtttagctgtttatttatttgcttactTTTGGTTTCCCCCCAGCagatatttcatattttcatccCCAACTTCTTCAGGCACAAAATGGAGTTGTTTCTCATGTTTCTGGATTCACCCTTTAACAACTCAtttcaaagtaattttctaCAATCTATTGGTAGCCTACCATATATGTAATTTTATGACTGCAATAAATAATGTCTACAGGAGGGATGCTACTAGTTTTAGTTTAATGCGACAtgatattttcatatatttctttACAGTCAATTGGTCCATAGGGAACTTAAACCAAAAGTAACTAAAGGTTCTTCGgtgcagaacaaagagtttaatgaaaatgacatttctaaaacgacatgttaatttttttttaacttatgaATGGTGAATGAAAAATACACTGTGGATGTTTATGGATGTGAATCAAGAGAGAAAATGGCAACGTGCAGTTATGATTATGGGAATACTGACCCAAAACCTTTCTGAAAGTAAGTGTTTATAAACTAATTTCAAGATTTATTGGGAAATTTGTGTTCCCTTACAAGATCCTGaacgtaaaaaacaaaacattgatgtGGCCTCTTTAACAAAGTACCATATTCTTTTAAGGTTAATGGTGCTTTAAGGTTTgttcaaagtgtttcattttcattctgacatgaactttgaaacaaaatgtcagcaGTAGAAAGACAGACATTACAGTAGATACTTTACAGAGTCAAAATGTTAAACAGTCAATGGCCCGTTTATACCAAATGGAAGCACATAggagaaatatatttacatgaGCTGTACATAAACACAAGTGAACATGCTGTACATACGTTTTAAAACAGTTCCCAAaaagcttcatttaaaaaaaaaatattatctcATCCCCACAGAACATCAGCTGgtgaaaatacacattttaatcaattaaCACAACAATGAGGTTAGTTTTGTTATTGCTTGTTTGGGGGAGAAAAAACTCGTTAAAGTGCTTTCTTTTAGTAAAATGACTCAACTCATTTCACCCATGACAGTCATTGAGGACGAACATGTTACGGTTAATGCTGTTAAGagtgtaataaaatatgataCAGTCCCTTAAAATGACACATAAACTTACACAAGTCGCTCCAGGTAGTTCTTGAAAAGTCCAGTGTGCTGCAGTAAGTGCAAAACAGTGAATTATGGGAAAATGATAAGAATATTTAGATGGCGCATGTCTTCTTCCTTGTCCTGTGCTATGTCACATGATGCTACATGCAGGCTAGCATGTAGCATCATGCTTTTGTGCATAATGGAGCCTTTAAACACAGTACTGTGATTCAGTAATACACCCAACAAACTCAGAGAGTTTTCTTGGTACTGTTCGTCCCTTTCTCTTGTGTAGAAATATTTCATCTCTGAGAGAAGAATGGGCAAACACCACATTTTAACAGAGCGGCCCTGTACATTACATCTCATTATACACAatataaaagacatttaaatccTGCTGTGAGTTTGTACTAGTCGGGCGTCCTCCGTCTAcggcttgtttattgtttacAGGCTTGTCGTTCTGAGGAAATGCTCCGGCGCTCAGGTGCTTCCTGCCTTGTGGTCCACATGTTGGTGTGTGTAGAAGGTGAATACTGGCTGTGAGTGGGGGAGGGTGCAAATTTGTATAGCAGCGTACaattcctcttcttctcctcatcTCTCTGTCACTTCCTCCCACATCTTCCTGTTTTGTGCTTCATACGTTGCTGATGCGAACGCTCAGTGGGCTGCTGTCTCTTATCCGGCCCCGCTCCCgcttcttttctttccccttgCAGTTCTCCTCCAGTATGAGCCTCTCCCGGCTCGCGTCGTCTTCTCTGGCGCCGTTGTGGCGCGTCTCCGCTCTGCCGTTCGGCGACGACGGCTGCTTGCGGAAGGGAGACGTCTTGGTTTTTGCCACTTTGTCGAAGAAGGCAAAGTCGGCTACGTATTTCCCCGACGGTGAGAGGGAGACGACTGGCGGGAACTCGTAGCCCCAGAGGATCTCGTCCGGAAGGTACGACGTTCGGACCTGGCAGGTGGCGGACGTGGGTTCGACCGTGGCGCTCATGATCACCAGCAGTTCAAAGTCAGCCAGTTCAGGGTCTGACCAGCCTCCACCTGGTGGAcgaaaaaacacataaaacacaaaaacatgactcaCAAGCGCTCTTAAATAGattgtttaaatgaaattataaagTTTAAGTAATTCAATTTAAAGACTTATACAACACACACATAGTGGCTGTGGTTACAGCTAATGACAACGCAGAAATATTATGTTGTTATGAGCTACGTAACCCCGATCTGCTGACTTGACCTCTGACCAGTGTCCACATAAAGCCACATAAAGTTGTTGCTAAAGCATCTGGTTGTTCACAAAGTGCTGCATCTAAGCAAACTGATGAAAAGctcagtggaagaaaaaaatgcagtggaaaaaaaaaacgcacaacCAACAGTATAAGGCCTTCGAAACATTTAGTTGTAGTcaggaatatatttttttctgaagaaaactgtaaagcaaatattttagttgcataatactttttcaattttttccatttcttctcCCCTCTTTTCCCAGCATCCTTTTCTTCTTGACTGTCCATCCTTTCGAAAGCCAACTGTGCCAcgttaaatcactttaaaagccccacaattattatttttacatgtggaatgttttccaaaaatgcagaaacgattggggttttttttatattaacttttcataaatatttctaCTTCGTGGTCTTGCCGCTGGATATTCTGAATGTGCTGCATCTCTCCACCTTGCAAAGCTAAATCACACAACAAGGCAACAAATGTGACAAGATATTTAGGATGCAGGTAAGTTTCTGTTTAAGGTAACCAATCAGATGTTAGGATTCAATTGGTGATTTACAGCAGAAATGTAAGTTATTATTGAGCAGGAATTTGAGTTCTGTCATTAGTCTGCATGCAGGAAGCAcaacactgatttaaaaaaacttgacttgatttgaactttgattacattttataatttagttaTCTAACtgagtaataaaataaaagctttatatttatttgatatatatgttcttagttttatttttttaaaaagatcacATATAACTATCTATTTAAGAAATTAATCAGTTTAAAGTTCATTGTTAGCCTTATGATGTAGGAATATAATGCTCTAAGAAGGGAAGCTAAAACATCCAAATCatggaaagaaataaatacaaggagaaagatgaaaacaaaattcagaaacaatcatgtctttaaataataataacacttattgtttaatattatttgCAGGAAGTCATGGGTGGGCCCCGATTTAATTCACCTAGTCTCAACCAGATGAGGTTGTGAGCTGACCTGGGTGCACGCATGTTCAACAAGACACACTCCTTTTCTCTAAATCACCAATTCATGAAGCTTCTCTTTAACCACCTGACTGGGAGGACAGTGCTTTCCCGCTCCCATTATGGCACTTTTCCACcgaaaaacaaaattgtaatttGTCACATGTGTGGAGATTTTGAATACAATTTGGTGACTATTTATTCAAAACACGCAGAACGTGGAAACTTTGAGTGGCGTTACTCCCCTCAACATCCCCAGAGGACCGATCAGCAGACGTACGCAGTCAAGCAGGCGAACACCTGCATCCCCGGGGTTTCTCAGACTGCAGACTCTCATCTGTGAAAACAAGGCTTACTCCCAACACAGACCAAATATCACTCCCGTCAGTGCAAAACACAGTGTTTCGCAACCCCTCTGTCAACACTGTGACACATTTATCAGGGGATTCTCTGCCTTTTTGCGAGCTGCTTCGATTCATTTACAGATCTTACAAGCCCTCCGAAAACATACCGGGTTAGAGTCCACGTCCTGCTGGCCGCCACTGTGTGCTAATGGGAAATATACTCAGCGATTTTCAGACCATTTACCATCAAACTGGCGGTGAAAGGGGAACCCAAGTGCATGAATTGAGAACGCAAGAGAAAATAATatcagagagggaaaaaattTAAGGAAAAGTCCAGAATATTAAAACCGACTTTGAAAAAACACAGAGTTGAAATCAAATCCGTTCATCACTACGTAGAAACAGGAGCAATTTGTGAATGTGCAGAATCCATGATCCACTGTAACTCTCTCTGCAGGTGCAAAGTAGGTAATATTAGCCAACAAATGGCTAAAAGTTTCATATCCTATTTTCATGCGCATGGCTCAAAGAACAGTGCATTTTGTCCTTATATATGTGGGTTTTAGCTTACAATTTATCCTTTAAGATGGAAGTCTCACAGAAACAGAGACTGTACTGGCTGCTACAGTTTCCTGACATCGTGAGAGTGATTAAGCAGCAAATGAGCTAAAACGAAAGACTACGTTTTGTCTGTACTTGATAAAATGGACAGATAAATTATCAGtgagtcatatcaaaacagaagTGTACACACGCTAACGATCTGACAAATGTCTTTCCATCTCCcctttagcataattagctaaAAATCACCTCAAGTGCACGTAAAACAAAATTGAGGAAGTTATTTAGACATTTCTAAAGCGTTAACTACAAATAGTATGTAAAGGGGgtaaatatgagaaaataaatgcttCTGGACAATCTACAGAGAATCCAAGTCAGCCTAGCGGGCGGAAAAGCACCAAATATGCTCAGTGGGTTCTCTTGTAGCTTCCAGTGCTGAGAGCTCCGAGCTGCTGTAAGTGGATCTGCATGTCAGCGCCCCAGACTGTACGGTATTGTGCTCTAATGAGGGGTGTCTTGAGCGggctctctcacacacattccagccagaaagaaaaaaaaaaaacctctcctCCAGAGCCAAACAAATCCAACTGTGGACGGCTCGACACAGCCAAGAGCACAGCACGTGACGTCGAATACCAACACACCTACGTACGCATACATGCGCATTGTACCTACACGTTTTGTCAATTACCATAACTCGACGGTAAATGTAAAATTCCAATCACTTCACTCGCCGCGGACACGTGGGAGACGGTTACGAAGCAATAATGAGACGCTTGTTCTCATGCGGACTCGTAATAACTTTCAGAAAGCTTCCGTATTGCAGCTCAACACGTTTGGCATGACTCGATCAGACCTACCGACACGACGACGTCATGAGAGCTGTGACGTACCCTTTGCTGCCCAGGCTCTGAGGGGGCTGTTCTCGTCGATGATGTGGTAGAAGGTCAGGGGTATGATGAGGAAGGGGCTGTCGCTGGACGTGTCCACCTGGAAGGGCACGTTGCGCTGGTCCAGCCGCACCGTTTCACCCTCCTTGGTCAGAGACGTTTGGAGCAGCTTCCCCGACACCTGGGAGCCAAGATGTAGTCAGTAACTGCAGCCAAAGAAGTTGGAAAGACATCTTGTAACCAGACGGCTCTCGGTTTAATGTTTACATTGGCCCTCAACTAGTAATGGCCCTCAATGTACTCAATTAGTAGTCTCTACACTGGCTCAGAgaatacactttaaaaagacccctctggttctggttctggttctgctctgcatccccagaaccagaacagaacatGGAGAAATagaattcagcttctatgcaccacaaatctggaacaaacttcctgaaatcctgcaaaacagctgaaacactgagtacctttaaatctagactaaaggTTCCAGCTGTTTAGACTTGCTTTTGAAACCTAATCatgaaacattgatcaataatctgatgagcaaaatgtaatgttgttgaatgtgttttctgtcactttgtattttggggttttgtgaggtaaagcactttgaatcgccttgttgctgaaagctgctatgcaaataaactttgattgattgattgatcgatGCATCTCCGTTTCCAACAAGCAAACAGACAAGACATATAGAAAGAAACTTCGCAGTTTTTACTTCAATCTGTAAATCTTTTCAAACTATTGTACACATGGAGTCATCATAATTAACCATAGGAAACCAAAACGTGCCTAAATGCTGCAtagtaaatctaaaaaaaacaaacacttccaCCCAATCATAAGCACTTTCAGTTCCTCATCCAACTATGAACAGATTCATGACCTGCATCAGTCTCAAACGGGCCTCTTGGGATGTGAAACTGATTTTCATTTCGGGCCTGGTTGTGGCAGAATGCACTGATAAAACTACTGAAATCTTTTAGTTTTCTCTAAGTTCGATTAGTACTTCTTAAAACGTAGCAACGTTTAACATCTTCTCACATTGGtgtaataaactgaattgattttGACTGAttgaataatatttaagcatacAACTAACGTTTCTAAAACCCTCGTCATGTTAAATTAAGACTAAGACCATCTTCAGCGAGTCTCTGAGTGCTTGACTGCAAAATGTTAGATTGTGGCAAAAGTGGAAAACCTCATTCTAAATCTATCCATTGGAGGTTTGTGCATGCGTAAAACATTTAGGAAACTCTGAATTTCCATCACAGATAATGAGAGCGTTTTGTTTTCAATGAAgccaaagagaaaacaacatcCTACAATCATCATCCCACAATGTGACTAATCTCATATGCCGTGATGCGAGTCTGATGTGAGGGGGCTAATAAGGGCTTTTAGGGGGATCCCAAAACGCCAACACACATCCACACTCTTCCCGGTTGCGTTGTTGTTCATCTCgtcttctatttttaaaatgtttttgttttgttttatattattttgtttcatttcgaGGGCGACGCGCGCGTGGGGGCGGGGAGTTTTACGTtccaaatcaaaccaaacatccGTCCGTTAGAGTTTGAAAGCTCTAACATTGTTTTAGTACCATTATTTGAATTTGCATGGACTATAATCAACTATATCAACTTAAATCGTTGCATGTTTACTGCAAACAGGATGTCCCTCATGACTAAAGCCTAACTGGCAAAAGAAACAGTACAAAGAGTAATTTGCACTAGTGAAAATTGGAGAAGTTTGATCAAAATTCATCCAAAACAGAGTTTAACAGACATTCCCAGAATCGTATCTGGAAGCGGTTCAAGAATCAGCTCTACTGTTTGACGTAGTGTAAAAACATCTGCACAAGCTGGCGTGTGATGTTAGCTTAAtgcaagtaaatattttttcaaagtgaCGTATTACCTGACATCCCAGCAGCAGGCTTTTGCGCATGTTGGCCACTCGGATCATCAGGCAGGGTCGGCCCTCGTGAAACGACACAACGGCGTGTTGACTGAACTTCACCGTCTCACCTCTCTTCTTGGGTCTTGCAACCTGACGGAGCAAGAGAGGAAATCTGAGATTAGGATGGATCCTCGATGCTAAAATGCTGCATCGAAAATACTGTAAGTCAATCATTAAAAGCGTAATGTTTAAATTCTGAGAGCAGGAGAGAGTAAAAGTAAATTGTTTCAAATACAAACAACAGCGGaaacacttcatttttttcttttcagatagGAGTGATAATAATCCACAACCAAACATGACTGATAACTGACACTGATAACTTTTCATGCTGACGGTTCGCTATTCTGGCGCGCTGTGGCCTGCTTCTAGTAGATCAGAGTGATAACAGCACCCCACATAAAAGTTTTCTGCATAAGCAACTCAAACACAAAGATAAGGAATAGAAAAGACTTGTGCAGCACATGAAcaacagctaaaaataaatatacacgGCGTTTGCTAAAATTGTACACGTTACGTGACATTTGCGGCGCACAACCTAActaagaaacaaacatgttagaAATAAACTTTGATAAAGCtccatttgattttatttcacctttctgttttttttagaagaactCTCGTCATTCAACACACAGCCCACTTTAGGTGGCCTCACAGATTTTATGACACTTAGTTCTGGGTTTTGACTAGGACTAGTTTTGACTGTGACTGTAGTCACAGTGAAATATACACAAGAAACTGCTTAAGAACGCTAAACAATTAATTGGCTATACCAGCATTTTTTCTATTACGTTTATTATTCtactcagaaatttttaaaaagttacttttgcaAGAAAGGTCCCAGTGATGAAAATCTCCATCACCATGGTGATGACCAGCTGAACAATGAGGAGGACTATAGCTACGGGACACTCCTCCGTTATGCACCGGAAGCCATAGCCAATCGTGGTCTGCGACTCCAGGGAGAAGAGGAAGGCTCCGGTCAGCGTCTTCACCTCCATCACACACGGCGTGTGATTGGACGGCGGGTCGAACTCTGAAGGCGGGAAACAAGGAACACCAGATCAATCTGGAGCCAAGCACCACAGAAGAGTTTTTCTGCCTTTGTCTGTATCGTGCAAAACAATTTTAAGTGTGAGGCATGGCTGCGTGAGTGTCGTGATGCGTACCGAGCAGGTCTCCATGCACGAGGGCCACCAGGTACCAAAGCACCCCAAACAGGAACCACGTCCCAGCGAAAGtagcagagaaaaagaagaacttGTAGCGCCACTGCATGTCCAGGAACGTCGTCCAGAGGTCACGGAGGTACAGGGCCCCTCTGCCGCTGACGTGCTCGATGCGGACGTTGCTCCGTCCATCTTTGGAGAGGACTCTGCGTCTCCTGCGGAGCGCGTTTGGCCCTCCCGTTTCCCCCCCGCCGGCGGCAGGGCCCCCGCTTCCCCCCGTGGAGCTCAGCAGGGGCTTGCTGATGTCCGTCTGCGTCTGGGAATGGCACACTTTCTGCGGGGAGGAGCCTTCGGAGGACGGGGGAGTGGCTGAAGTCATGGCTGGCACTGGACAGACAGAGGGGACACGACGTGTtcaggaagggggaaaaaatgtggaaaatgggCTTAAAGTGGGCAGCGAAGGAGGACGGTGTGGAAAAACTGCAGAGGTATGCTGAGAACAATAAAGTTGAACAACAGAAGAGTTCAAGTAAAAAggctaaaggaaaaaaaagtactgttCATATGAATGGGGAGATGACCTAGTGGAACATCTAACTTGAAAAATAGAACAGAAGAAAAGGGATCAGATGTACATTTCAGGGTGACAGTGTTGCTGTCGGCCATTCAAagctcttcttttctttgcacCCCACATAAAAGTTTTCTGCATAAGCAACTCAAACACAAAGATAAGGAATAAggattttgcacaaaaatagcTAAATCAACTAGAGATTCTGTTACTGTTAAAGTAAATGTCACACTTCCC
The DNA window shown above is from Poecilia reticulata strain Guanapo linkage group LG14, Guppy_female_1.0+MT, whole genome shotgun sequence and carries:
- the kcnj10a gene encoding ATP-sensitive inward rectifier potassium channel 10, whose protein sequence is MVKLSELHSKQTSIASQQKVPAMTSATPPSSEGSSPQKVCHSQTQTDISKPLLSSTGGSGGPAAGGGETGGPNALRRRRRVLSKDGRSNVRIEHVSGRGALYLRDLWTTFLDMQWRYKFFFFSATFAGTWFLFGVLWYLVALVHGDLLEFDPPSNHTPCVMEVKTLTGAFLFSLESQTTIGYGFRCITEECPVAIVLLIVQLVITMVMEIFITGTFLAKVARPKKRGETVKFSQHAVVSFHEGRPCLMIRVANMRKSLLLGCQVSGKLLQTSLTKEGETVRLDQRNVPFQVDTSSDSPFLIIPLTFYHIIDENSPLRAWAAKGGGWSDPELADFELLVIMSATVEPTSATCQVRTSYLPDEILWGYEFPPVVSLSPSGKYVADFAFFDKVAKTKTSPFRKQPSSPNGRAETRHNGAREDDASRERLILEENCKGKEKKRERGRIRDSSPLSVRISNV